One region of Marivirga arenosa genomic DNA includes:
- a CDS encoding NRDE family protein — protein MCTLTYLPLSEEQYILTTNRDESPERGQAGFPSYHHVEGKNIIYPADPKAGGTWIATSDNGISVCLLNGANEPHEFNPPYRMSRGKVVIEAIECIKPDEFFKNYDFSGIEPFTMVVLFHDPQLKILEFKWDGNNTSLEEKDVSKPQIWASAQLYTQQAINNRKEWFAKWLKENQNFTVEAIRDFHRNAGSGDLENDMVMDRGKVKTVSITSIYSLKGVINMAHKNLLNEKYQEITLSQHVNQEFSHHIL, from the coding sequence ATGTGTACACTTACCTATTTACCACTTTCGGAAGAGCAATATATTCTCACCACAAATAGAGATGAAAGTCCTGAACGAGGTCAAGCAGGTTTCCCCTCTTATCATCATGTTGAAGGGAAAAACATCATATATCCAGCTGATCCTAAGGCAGGTGGTACATGGATTGCAACTTCTGATAATGGAATTAGTGTATGCTTATTAAATGGTGCAAATGAACCACATGAGTTCAATCCTCCGTACAGAATGAGTAGAGGAAAAGTGGTAATTGAAGCCATTGAGTGTATAAAACCAGACGAGTTTTTTAAGAATTATGATTTCTCAGGTATTGAACCCTTCACAATGGTGGTTCTTTTCCATGATCCTCAATTGAAAATACTTGAATTCAAATGGGATGGTAATAATACATCTCTTGAAGAAAAGGATGTAAGCAAACCTCAAATATGGGCTTCTGCTCAGCTTTACACTCAACAGGCTATTAACAATAGAAAAGAATGGTTTGCAAAATGGTTAAAAGAGAATCAGAATTTCACTGTTGAAGCTATTAGAGATTTCCATAGAAATGCAGGTTCTGGTGATTTAGAAAATGATATGGTAATGGACCGGGGTAAAGTAAAAACAGTAAGCATTACCAGTATTTATTCTTTAAAAGGTGTGATTAATATGGCACACAAAAATTTATTAAATGAAAAATATCAAGAAATCACATTATCTCAACACGTAAACCAAGAGTTTTCACATCATATTCTATAG
- a CDS encoding vWA domain-containing protein, with product MLGYRFTKYLAHKDLSDTTFDQLFNVFNELLIITGGDVSEALSWLTNIDKQYNITDDKYGLGDFIEDLKKKGFISDKTPDGSFEITAKTEQTIRKSALEEIFGKLKKSGKGEHKTNFTGLGEEPGTDRRNYEFGDLLHQISMTDSLRNAQINHGLGDFQLTEDDLEIVDSEYKTQTSTVLMIDISHSMILYGEDRITPAKKVAMALAELITKKYKKDTLDIIVFGNDAWQIQIKDLPYLQVGPYHTNTIAGLELAMDLLRRRKNKNKQIFMITDGKPTCMKQGIKYYKNSFGLDPKILNKTLNLGAQCRRLNIPITTFMIASDPYLQEFVKEFTSVNNGNAYYSSLQGLGNLVFEDYKRNRKKRY from the coding sequence ATGTTAGGTTACCGATTCACTAAATATTTAGCCCACAAAGATTTATCAGACACAACCTTTGATCAATTATTCAATGTATTCAATGAATTATTGATCATAACTGGAGGTGATGTAAGTGAAGCTTTGAGCTGGCTTACTAATATTGATAAACAATATAATATCACAGATGACAAATATGGTCTTGGTGATTTTATAGAAGACCTGAAAAAGAAAGGGTTTATATCTGATAAGACACCCGATGGGTCGTTTGAAATTACAGCAAAGACCGAACAAACTATCAGAAAAAGTGCATTAGAAGAAATATTTGGTAAACTTAAAAAATCTGGAAAGGGAGAGCATAAAACTAACTTTACAGGATTAGGAGAAGAGCCAGGTACTGACAGGAGGAATTATGAATTTGGTGATCTTTTACATCAAATTTCAATGACCGATTCTTTGCGAAATGCTCAAATTAATCATGGTCTTGGAGATTTTCAACTAACAGAAGATGATCTTGAAATAGTAGATAGTGAATACAAAACGCAGACTTCTACAGTCTTAATGATTGATATTTCACATTCTATGATTTTATACGGAGAAGACCGTATTACGCCTGCTAAAAAGGTGGCTATGGCATTGGCTGAGCTTATCACTAAGAAGTATAAAAAAGACACACTAGATATTATCGTATTTGGAAATGACGCTTGGCAAATACAAATAAAAGATTTGCCTTACCTTCAGGTTGGGCCTTATCACACTAATACGATTGCTGGCTTGGAATTGGCCATGGACTTACTAAGAAGACGAAAAAATAAAAATAAACAAATTTTCATGATTACGGATGGGAAACCTACCTGCATGAAACAAGGTATTAAATACTATAAAAATAGCTTTGGATTGGATCCTAAAATCCTTAATAAAACCTTGAATTTAGGAGCTCAATGCAGAAGATTGAATATTCCAATTACAACCTTTATGATTGCCTCTGATCCTTATCTACAAGAATTTGTAAAAGAATTCACAAGTGTAAATAACGGAAATGCTTATTACAGTAGTTTACAAGGATTAGGAAACTTAGTATTTGA